One genomic segment of Desmodus rotundus isolate HL8 chromosome 5, HLdesRot8A.1, whole genome shotgun sequence includes these proteins:
- the LOC112317609 gene encoding olfactory receptor 52N5 → MLASNNSYVAPKSFILNGIPGLERLHVWISLPLCIMYIISLVGNLGLVYLIRHEEALHRPMYFFLAMLSLIDLFTCTTTLPNALCIFWFNLKEINFNACLVQMFFVHGFTGVESGVLMLMALDRYVAICYPLRYATILTNPIIAKAGLVTFLRGVLLMIPFPFLVKRLPFCQSNIISHTYCDHMSVVKLSCASIKANVIYGLMVALLIGVFDICCISVSYTMILRAVVTLSSAEAQQKAFSTCTAHISAIIITYVPAFFTFFTHRFGGHTIPHSLHIIVANLYLLLPPTLNPIVYGVKTKQIRDSVIKLFQREKCARIQDN, encoded by the coding sequence ATGCTGGCTTCCAACAATTCATATGTGGCTCCAAAATCTTTTATTCTTAATGGAATTCCTGGTCTGGAAAGATTACATGTATGGATCTCCCTTCCATTATGCATAATGTATATCATCTCCCTTGTGGGAAACCTTGGCCTTGTGTACCTCATTCGTCATGAGGAGGCTTTACATCGtccaatgtatttttttctggccaTGCTCTCCCTCATTGACCTTTTTACCTGCACCACCACTCTACCCAATGCACTCTGCATCTTCTGGTTTAATCTCAAGGAAATTAACTTCAATGCTTGCTTAGTTCAGATgttctttgtccatgggttcacAGGTGTGGAGTCTGGTGTGCTCATGCTCATGGCTCTGGATCGCTATGTGGCCATTTGCTACCCACTGCGTTATGCTACCATACTCACTAACCCTATCATTGCCAAAGCTGGGCTTGTCACCTTCTTGAGGGGTGTGTTGCTAATGATTCCTTTTCCATTCTTGGTCAAGCGTTTACCCTTCTGTCAAAGCAATATTATCTCCCACACATATTGTGACCACATGTCAGTGGTAAAGTTATCCTGTGCCAGCATCAAGGCCAATGTCATTTATGGTCTGATGGTTGCTCTTCTGATTGGAGTGTTTGACATCTGCTGTATATCTGTGTCTTACACCATGATCCTCCGGGCAGTGGTCACCCTTTCATCAGCAGAGGCTCAGCAGAAGGCCTTCAGCACCTGCACTGCCCATATATCTGCCATTATCATCACCTATGTTCCAGCATTCTTCACTTTCTTTACCCACCGTTTTGGAGGACACACTATTCCCCATTCTCTTCACATCATTGTGGCTAACCtttatcttcttcttcctccAACTCTGAACCCCATTGTTTATGGGGTAAAGACAAAACAGATCCGAGACAGTGTCATAAAGCTCTTCCAGCGTGAAAAATGTGCAAGGATCCAGGACAACTGA
- the LOC112317639 gene encoding olfactory receptor 52N4, which translates to MIMLMLNKTELNPTSFILNGVPGLEDIHIWISFPFCSMYVVAVVGNCGLLYLIRYEASLHKPMYYFLAMLSLTDLVMCSSTIPKALCIFWFHLKKISFDECLVQMFFIHTFTGMESGVLMLMALDRYVAICYPLRYSTILTNPVIAKVGLVTFLRGVLLIIPFTFLTKRLPYCRGNIIPHTYCDHMSVAKLSCGNIKVNAIYGLMVALLIGGFDILCITVSYSMILRAVVSLSSADARQKAFSTCTAHICAIVFSYSPAFFSFFSHRFGGHTVPPSCHIIVANIYLLLPPTMNPVVYGVKTKQIRDCVNRILSGSKDTKSRSM; encoded by the coding sequence ATGATCATGTTAATGCTGAATAAAACAGAACTGAACCCAACCTCATTTATTCTTAATGGAGTCCCAGGACTTGAAGACATACACATCTGGATTTCCTTCCCATTCTGCTCCATGTATGTTGTGGCTGTAGTAGGGAATTGTGGACTCCTCTACCTCATCCGCTATGAAGCATCACTGCATAAGCCCATGTACTACTTCTTGGCCATGCTTTCCCTAACAGACCTTGTCATGTGTTCTAGTACAATCCCTAAAGCCCTCTGCATCTTCTGGTTTCATCTCAAGAAAATTAGCTTTGATGAATGCCTGGTCCAGATGTTCTTCATCCATACCTTCACAGGGATGGAGTCTGGGGTGCTCATGCTTATGGCCTTGGACCGTTACGTAGCCATCTGTTACCCTCTGCGCTACTCAACTATCCTTACCAATCCTGTCATTGCAAAGGTTGGGCTTGTTACTTTCCTGAGAGGGGTGTTGCTCATCATTCCCTTCACTTTCCTCACCAAGCGCCTCCCCTACTGCAGAGGCAATATAATACCCCATACCTACTGTGATCACATGTCTGTAGCCAAATTATCTTGTGGAAATATCAAGGTCAATGCCATCTATGGTCTGATGGTTGCCCTCCTGATTGGAGGTTTTGACATCCTGTGCATCACAGTCTCCTACTCCATGATCCTAAGGGCAGTGGTCAGCCTCTCCTCAGCAGACGCTCGGCAGAAGGCTTTCAGCACTTGCACTGCCCACATCTGTGCCATTGTTTTCTCCTACAGCCCagcctttttctccttcttttcccatCGTTTTGGGGGCCATACAGTCCCTCCATCTTGCCACATCATTGTGGCTAATATTTATCTGCTCCTACCTCCCACTATGAATCCTGTTGTCTATGGGGTAAAAACCAAGCAGATACGAGACTGTGTTAACAGGATCCTTTCAGGTTCTAAAGATACCAAATCCCGTAGCATGTGA